The Larimichthys crocea isolate SSNF chromosome XII, L_crocea_2.0, whole genome shotgun sequence region ACACAGCTGAGTCCCACAGACTCCTCAAAATAATTATATAGTAAAGTACTATCCACCCTATACCAACTTATACACTTAAAGTCgtttataaataacattttttttctccttatgTGTGACAATGAAGTTTTCTAATGAAGACAAACAAGTGTAGTGGTGTTACGGTTGAACgggtgaccgtgttaactggcgacTGTTGGCCGAATGAGTCTGTGGTGGTAAGCAAACAACGTGGCTGTCCTCGCGAatgcttctttatttcttttattattaaatgcgaaacactttctttttacaTTGTAACGTTaataagtaaacaaacaaacagacaaacaaacaaacaggcattCAAAGAGGACGGCCGCGTATGTTCCTGTTTTCAACGGCTGTCGTAACTAGGACAACCACAGACTCATTCAAGCCAATAGTCACAAGTTGACATGGTCCCTCGTCTAACCGAAACACCCGTTTCAGGTTTCAGCTGTTAAAAACGGCGTGGCTGTCccgtttgtttatttatttattttttattaacgttacaatgtaaaaaaaattactcaaGAGTCGTTTCACAGTTACATATTCTCTCGCTTCGTCCGTTTCAACAGCTGTCGTAACTACAACCACAGACACGGACACATTCGGCTAACGgtcgccagttaacacggtcactctTTGTACCGAAACAGCGGTCAAATGGCTCTCATTAGCCGAGTACAACATGTAACACGTACCTGCTCGCTTGTAAACAGCATTAACaacgttttttttccccacatagCACCGGCTCCGTTCACAGTCTGGACCGGACAGTTTCAAACCTCTCCCTTTAAACGGCTCTCTGCACGGGGCGTCTCGGCTCCCACCGAGCGGCCCGGATGACGCACTGCACCCGGCAGCGGCTCGATGTTTGTTACCGTGTTAGCCTGTGGTGCTAGTTAGCTACCCAGCTAACGGAGTAAACACACCGtgtatgtattatttttctAACTCACCGACAGCTGCAAGAGAAATAATGTGTTCATTAGAAAATATGCTGCAGCATCTAATAGGcgtgtttattaatttaaaaccGACGCAGCATTGACATAATTAGGTAGCGTTAGCTGCTGTAGCCGTGCATGGGcgtcatgttttcatttatttacctgTAATTTAGTTTTAAGAAGTCCTACATGCCAGTATTCATTACCATACAACATGCTTATTACATCTTACATCTTtactatatatgtgtgtgtgtgtatgtatgcattcacacacaacatacagatatttatacaaaatataaagCATTAACTGTGTTGATCTCATGCAGGGAAAAGGAAGTAAttcataaaatacataaataatacacTGCAAGCATCTACTTTGATCATTATGTGGCACAAAAAGCATTAACATTAAAGGTACTATACACAAATTACTGCTATAAATTGTATTGGGGCTCAGGTTAAATGAAGAGATAAAGAAGttgcatgaataaatacataaattgcACTTGAAGgcatgaatttaaatgtttactgTGTGCACATAGCACAAGAAAGCCTGCTGCACTGTTTCTTAAGTGACAGCACAGGTGAGCATGTTTTGCCATCCTGCAGGAGATCAAGACTTtcaagtcagtgtttgtttcgTCGCTCTTTTCTCCAATAGGCAGCGATGGACCACCACAAATCCCACAATCCCGACCCCGGCTTCCAAAAACACCAGTCAGCatacagaagagagagaaatgacagTGGAAGAAATCACAGGGAGTTTCAAAACGTCAGAtcaaaccaccaccaccaccacccataCCAGTATCAGTCTGGGCCAACTCCTGGGAAAAACCCACCCAGCTCTCGGGGCTTGAGCACCAGAAGGGAGAACTATGAAAGAGACTTTCCTGTGTACAAACAACCTGTCGAAGTCGGATGTTTTTCCCTCGACTCTGAGCGTCGATTCTTCAACGACAGCAGGCAAATGAGATACTATTCAGAACCTGACGGGAATCCTCATTTTGACCTGAAGGATGGATACAAGGACCGCTATATAAAGAGAGACGAaagtgtgaaggagaagctGGACCACATCCTACGCTGGATCTTAGCCAACAGATCAAAGCTCAGCTCAAAGGTGGCGACCACAGCCTCACCATGGTAagtgtcatcatcatctgtaGTCTCTAATCCAACCACAACTATGTTTCCCATTGGACACGCATTCTTTGATCAACCTCTGCTCTTCTCAGTGCTTTAGATGTCGACTTTGTGACATGGCGCGGCCATCTGACCAAGCTGCTGACCACACCCTATGAGACACGGGAGGGCTGGTTGCTGGCGGTCACCAGGTTCAGGAACACGCTTTACATCAGTGAAGTGGAAACAGAAGCAGCTCGCAGGGAACTAGAGAACCGCACCGAGAGGCACCGAGAGATGATGTACTGGGGATACAAGTTCGAGCAATACACGTGTGCAGGTAGGTGGGTTTATGTCGTAGACCAGCAGCACCATAGCTGATAGAGAGATGGAGCTGGGACCCCCCATGACTGTACATATGTtgtatatattaaattaatgtGCAGAGCGTCCTATATGCCAACTCACATGATTGCACGAGCTATAATACCAGATTTATCTCATAATATGTTGGATATAATAATATTGCCTCACATTAAAAACCTAAATTTAATTTTTAGTCACATTCATGGAAGCCAATTTCTgccagcaaagaaaaacaatcgatgacatgtttttaattacatgaaaaataaaagcactcatggttatttcaaaataagagataCTAAATCATTACTTTACTATCTTGATTTTAAAATAGCAAGccaacattttcaaaacagtcaaaacaatgaacacattaagttattttatatgtatagATTTCATAGTTTTAACTTGAAAAACCAACATTTTGACTTCATCATGACTCAAAATCTCAGAGATTTTTGACtttcttttgaaattttgacttattaattaataataattactcaATATTtgtgatgtactgtagtttttttcatattgtagtatatatacagtttgcagtgtgtatacatatattcaAAATTGTGACTTATTATTTCATAGCTGTAACTTTAGTTTATCGTCAttcaaacatgttaaaaacacGAAGGAACAAAAATCGTTCCCAAGCCAGCAACgtacacaataaataaatataatgtgacCTGTTAGacctataaataaataaaaacctgtaTTAATAGAATACACAGTCATCATGTTTAAAGTGCAATGCAGCAGGACGGACTatgcatttcatatttttgtcattttgactTAATAACTTTTAATACATTGTCTTCAAAATTCAGACTTATGTGCATGTTTTGACTTACAGCGAGTATTTGTATCATTCCTAACACTCTGTCTCAATACATCTAACACGTCATATGAAGCACATACACTGATAAGTAGGTTTAAATGATAATGCTTCACCTTTGTCCATCCCTGTAGATAACGTCGACAGTTCACCTGACCCGGGTGGAGTGGTTAACACTAACGAGGCCTTCTGCACTGTGGTGCAAACTCGGCTCGCTGATCACAGACTTCTGTTCTCCGGTGAGGTGGACTGTCGGGATAAAGATCCCAACGCTCCAGGTCCTCCTGCGTGCTACGTAGAGCTGAAGACCTCCGCGGAGATCTGCACCCCCAAGCAGCGCAGCAACTTCCACAGGTGGATGatgaaacatcaacaacaacaatgaacgTTTTCACGTGTTCGATGTTTGATTTACCCGCTGTGGTCCACAGGTTCAAACTGCTCAAATGGTGGGCTCAGTCCTTCCTCCCTGGAGTCCCGCGTGTTATTGCAGGTTTCCGGGATCATGATGGGGTGGTTGTCACTGTGGAGACATTTCCCACCTCAAAGATTTCACATCTcatcaaggtacagtgtgataaaCGACTCATCAAAAACATATCTAAGCATTGAGAATGtattttaatcattattttctgGACAGAGCGAACCCAACTGCTGGAAGCCGACGGTCTGTATGAACTTTTGTTCAGACTTCCTGACGTTTGTGAAGCATACAGCTACTGAAGACAATCCAAGGTGAGTTACAATGACTACAGTGTTAACCTTAACATATTTTAACCACTCTGAGTTGTTAATGAATCCTTATTGTTCCCCCTCCAGCGTGGTCTACCTCTTTTCCTACGAGCCCCACAGAGATGTGACCTACTCCGTCCACAGAGACTCCCAGTACTCCTTCCTTCCACACTGGTATGTCAGGGAGATAACCAGCAGTCAAGACTCACAACACTAGTCCTGCTTTACAGCCAAGACGTGGTGAACTGGGACTGTTAATTTAGACCTCCAATGGAGGATTATTTACTTAAATACTTTTGATTTTTATCCTCTGAGAGaggcttcatgttttcattttgtgtcacCGTTCACTACGACACGATCCTCTGGATGTATTTCTGTCTGATTCTGTTGAGTTCTCAAGAATAACTCAGATACTTATGGATGCCTACAAGAGCTTCACTCTACACTTGAAAAATGAAGCTGACATAGTAATTACACAAGTAACGTAACTACTTCTGCTAACTCAGTGTTTTGGAGACTTTCCTGCTGGAAATCAGATACGCTTCTTTATTATCCCCAACCATAAAATCCATATTTAGTGCGTCTTAGTGCTCCTGTGGGAGGGAGTGTGGATCCGTTTTTGCTCACATTGTCTGGTCGTGCCCTTATCTTAAACC contains the following coding sequences:
- the dxo gene encoding decapping and exoribonuclease protein, giving the protein MDHHKSHNPDPGFQKHQSAYRRERNDSGRNHREFQNVRSNHHHHHPYQYQSGPTPGKNPPSSRGLSTRRENYERDFPVYKQPVEVGCFSLDSERRFFNDSRQMRYYSEPDGNPHFDLKDGYKDRYIKRDESVKEKLDHILRWILANRSKLSSKVATTASPCALDVDFVTWRGHLTKLLTTPYETREGWLLAVTRFRNTLYISEVETEAARRELENRTERHREMMYWGYKFEQYTCADNVDSSPDPGGVVNTNEAFCTVVQTRLADHRLLFSGEVDCRDKDPNAPGPPACYVELKTSAEICTPKQRSNFHRFKLLKWWAQSFLPGVPRVIAGFRDHDGVVVTVETFPTSKISHLIKSEPNCWKPTVCMNFCSDFLTFVKHTATEDNPSVVYLFSYEPHRDVTYSVHRDSQYSFLPHWYVREITSSQDSQH